One window of Doryrhamphus excisus isolate RoL2022-K1 chromosome 13, RoL_Dexc_1.0, whole genome shotgun sequence genomic DNA carries:
- the colec11 gene encoding collectin-11, with product MMKGQMHNMQSVLLMCVLTVLTLHTSDGQHLTDETCTVQILVPGLKGEPGEKGPKGAPGRPGRVGPPGETGQPGLQGQKGIMGRYGKVGPSGMKGVKGDMGDPGPKGPDGEPGVPCECSPIRKMIGEMDNIVAQLSSELKFIKNAVAGIKETDSKVYLLVKEEKRYTDAELYCQARGGHLAMPKDEGANSALAGYITGMGLDRVYVGIHDLDVEGIFIYVDRSPMSIFSKWGKGEPSNAYDDEDCVEMVASGDWTDVACHVTKYFVCEFDKDTV from the exons ATGATGAAAGGACAGATGCACAACATGCAATCGGTCCTCCTCATGTGTGTGCTGACTGTATTGACATTGCATACATCAGATGGACAGCACTTGACAGATGAGACCTGTACTGTCCAGATTCTTGTCCCAGGACTCAAAG gTGAACCAGGGGAGAAAGGACCAAAGGGAGCCCCGGGAAGACCGGGGAGAGTAGGCCCTCCAGGGGAAACTG GTCAACCTGGACTTCAAGGACAGAAAGGCATTATGGGACGTTATGGAAAGGTGGGCCCAAGTGGAATGAAAG GTGTAAAAGGAGACATGGGGGATCCTGGACCAAAAGGCCCAGATGGAGAGCCAG GCGTCCCATGTGAGTGCTCACCTATAAGAAAAATGATTGGAGAAATGGACAACATTGTGGCCCAACTATCCTCTGAACTGAAATTCATCAAAAATG CTGTCGCTGGCATAAAGGAGACAGACAGTAAGGTCTATCTGTTGGTGAAGGAGGAGAAACGATACACTGATGCTGAGCTCTACTGCCAGGCGAGGGGAGGGCACCTGGCCATGCCCAAAGATGAGGGAGCCAACTCGGCTCTCGCGGGGTACATTACAGGGATGGGTCTGGACAGAGTCTACGTTGGCATTCATGACCTGGACGTGGAAGGGATTTTCATTTATGTGGACCGCTCTCCCATGTCCATTTTCAGCAAATGGGGAAAAGGGGAGCCCAGTAATGCTTACGATGATGAGGACTGTGTTGAGATGGTGGCCTCGGGCGACTGGACAGATGTAGCGTGCCATGTTACAAAGTATTTTGTATGTGAATTTGACAAGGACACTGTCTGA